Proteins encoded by one window of Lasioglossum baleicum chromosome 4, iyLasBale1, whole genome shotgun sequence:
- the Gcl gene encoding germ cell-less isoform X1, with translation MGSYASRIASMSNSAVHSVHSVYRGRKRKCIEEDDFDSESDYIDRTLQTPKKRKLLTTAQYIYKTLFQEEKGSDITVLMLGKAWRLHKVYISQSPYFASMFSGSWREANETVISVEIADPNITLDSLLTVFGSFYQDEVSLEPKDVISILATSTLFQLQGLIDQCTDIMVETTNIKTVVPYYNAAVSYGVPTVKAAAKRWLEVNLLGYGWLHPTFLKEITPDLMAELIASPDLIAMQTEFCIYMMLRVWLFVHIHNKEETLQIDEYFRNHKWTEPFLITEEGREFAAPFKALRMKYLLLHDQDVKILYSDNLIPHEWLHDAYKEQWLHLLRIDANKDRGFEDRMFTLKNLLSCLSIYFRPKQMSEEEFARECFRCGRCIEKAGEHTWRWTAFHFGLNLVVCLDSTTLRIKRNHRLDTDLIKANHSKHNIILKVSLISLDEQRQEKHIQSSGMLRLLLHKNEEKLVMSLDKELTYPLYISVNMQVVTPFVSTEEEKSADIVIFSDT, from the exons ATGGGCAGTTACGCGAGTCGGATTGCGTCGATGTCAAACAGTGCAGTGCACTCCGTGCACTCCGTGTACCGTGGCCGTAAACGAAAGTGCATCGAAGAAGATGACTTCGATTCTGAATCAGATTACATCGATCGCACGCTGCAAACGCCGAAAAA AAGAAAATTGCTGACGACAGCACAGTATATCTACAAAACTTTGTTTCAAGAAGAAAAAGGCAGTGATATAACTGTGCTCATGCTAGGGAAAGCATGGAGACTACATAAAGTTTACATTAGTCAG AGTCCATATTTTGCGAGTATGTTTTCCGGATCTTGGAGGGAAGCGAACGAGACGGTCATCAGTGTGGAAATTGCTGATCCCAACATCACATTGGATT CTCTCTTGACAGTCTTTGGTTCCTTTTACCAGGACGAAGTGAGTCTAGAACCAAAAGATGTTATATCGATTCTGGCTACCtccactttattccaattgcaaGGGCTAATCGACCAGTGCACGGATATTATGGTGGAGACAACAAACATAAAAACTGTTGTCCCTTATTACAATGCAGCCGTGTCTTATGGTGTCCCAACGGTAAAGGCGGCAGCAAAAAGGTGGTTGGAAGTGAATCTTTTAGGCTATGGATGGTTACATCCGACTTTCTTGAAAGAAATTACACCAGATCTGATGGCTGAGCTAATTGCTAGCCCTGATTTAATTGCTATGCAAACTGAGTTCTGCATATACATGATGCTGAGAGTATG GCTTTTTGTTCATATACACAATAAAGAAGAAACACTACAAATCGATGAATATTTTCGAAATCATAAATGGACGGAACCTTTTCTTATAACGGAGGAGGGCAGAGAATTTGCGGCGCCTTTCAAAGCACTGAGAATGAAGTATCTTTTATTACACGACCAAGATGTTAAAATTTTATACAGTGATAATTTGATACCGCACGAATGGTTGCACGACGCGTATAAGGAACAATGGTTACATTTATTAAGAATAGACGCGAATAAAGACCGAGG CTTCGAGGACAGAATGTTCACTCTGAAAAATCTACTCTCTTGTTTGTCCATCTACTTTAG ACCAAAACAAATGAGCGAAGAGGAGTTCGCACGCGAATGTTTTCGTTGCGGAAGATGTATTGAAAAGGCTGGGGAACATACTTGGAGATGGACAGCGTTTCATTTTGGACTAAATTTGGTCGTATGCTTGGACAGCACTACTTTGAGGATTAAGAGGAATCATAGATTAGATACGGACCTTATCAAAGCTAATCACAGCAAGCACAATATCATTCTAAA AGTAAGTTTAATTTCATTGGATGAACAACGTCAAGAGAAACACATTCAGAGTTCCGGTATGCTTAGGTTATTACTCCACAAGAACGAAGAG aaactagtGATGTCTTTGGACAAAGAGCTTACTTATCCGTTGTATATATCGGTCAACATGCAAGTGGTGACACCGTTCGTATCCACGGAAGAAGAAAAATCCGCCGACATTGTCATATTCTCAGACACTTAG
- the Gcl gene encoding germ cell-less isoform X2 — translation MGSYASRIASMSNSAVHSVHSVYRGRKRKCIEEDDFDSESDYIDRTLQTPKKRKLLTTAQYIYKTLFQEEKGSDITVLMLGKAWRLHKVYISQSPYFASMFSGSWREANETVISVEIADPNITLDSLLTVFGSFYQDEVSLEPKDVISILATSTLFQLQGLIDQCTDIMVETTNIKTVVPYYNAAVSYGVPTVKAAAKRWLEVNLLGYGWLHPTFLKEITPDLMAELIASPDLIAMQTEFCIYMMLRVWLFVHIHNKEETLQIDEYFRNHKWTEPFLITEEGREFAAPFKALRMKYLLLHDQDVKILYSDNLIPHEWLHDAYKEQWLHLLRIDANKDRGPKQMSEEEFARECFRCGRCIEKAGEHTWRWTAFHFGLNLVVCLDSTTLRIKRNHRLDTDLIKANHSKHNIILKVSLISLDEQRQEKHIQSSGMLRLLLHKNEEKLVMSLDKELTYPLYISVNMQVVTPFVSTEEEKSADIVIFSDT, via the exons ATGGGCAGTTACGCGAGTCGGATTGCGTCGATGTCAAACAGTGCAGTGCACTCCGTGCACTCCGTGTACCGTGGCCGTAAACGAAAGTGCATCGAAGAAGATGACTTCGATTCTGAATCAGATTACATCGATCGCACGCTGCAAACGCCGAAAAA AAGAAAATTGCTGACGACAGCACAGTATATCTACAAAACTTTGTTTCAAGAAGAAAAAGGCAGTGATATAACTGTGCTCATGCTAGGGAAAGCATGGAGACTACATAAAGTTTACATTAGTCAG AGTCCATATTTTGCGAGTATGTTTTCCGGATCTTGGAGGGAAGCGAACGAGACGGTCATCAGTGTGGAAATTGCTGATCCCAACATCACATTGGATT CTCTCTTGACAGTCTTTGGTTCCTTTTACCAGGACGAAGTGAGTCTAGAACCAAAAGATGTTATATCGATTCTGGCTACCtccactttattccaattgcaaGGGCTAATCGACCAGTGCACGGATATTATGGTGGAGACAACAAACATAAAAACTGTTGTCCCTTATTACAATGCAGCCGTGTCTTATGGTGTCCCAACGGTAAAGGCGGCAGCAAAAAGGTGGTTGGAAGTGAATCTTTTAGGCTATGGATGGTTACATCCGACTTTCTTGAAAGAAATTACACCAGATCTGATGGCTGAGCTAATTGCTAGCCCTGATTTAATTGCTATGCAAACTGAGTTCTGCATATACATGATGCTGAGAGTATG GCTTTTTGTTCATATACACAATAAAGAAGAAACACTACAAATCGATGAATATTTTCGAAATCATAAATGGACGGAACCTTTTCTTATAACGGAGGAGGGCAGAGAATTTGCGGCGCCTTTCAAAGCACTGAGAATGAAGTATCTTTTATTACACGACCAAGATGTTAAAATTTTATACAGTGATAATTTGATACCGCACGAATGGTTGCACGACGCGTATAAGGAACAATGGTTACATTTATTAAGAATAGACGCGAATAAAGACCGAGG ACCAAAACAAATGAGCGAAGAGGAGTTCGCACGCGAATGTTTTCGTTGCGGAAGATGTATTGAAAAGGCTGGGGAACATACTTGGAGATGGACAGCGTTTCATTTTGGACTAAATTTGGTCGTATGCTTGGACAGCACTACTTTGAGGATTAAGAGGAATCATAGATTAGATACGGACCTTATCAAAGCTAATCACAGCAAGCACAATATCATTCTAAA AGTAAGTTTAATTTCATTGGATGAACAACGTCAAGAGAAACACATTCAGAGTTCCGGTATGCTTAGGTTATTACTCCACAAGAACGAAGAG aaactagtGATGTCTTTGGACAAAGAGCTTACTTATCCGTTGTATATATCGGTCAACATGCAAGTGGTGACACCGTTCGTATCCACGGAAGAAGAAAAATCCGCCGACATTGTCATATTCTCAGACACTTAG